The following is a genomic window from Mycobacteriales bacterium.
AAGGGAATCTCCTGATTGATCAGCCCGCAGGGTTACACCACAGGGGCAGACTCTTGTGACCCTGCCAGTGTAGCCGAGTGGCGCTCAGCTGAGGGAATCGCGAGCGACGGCCACGTCGCGGTGCATCTGGGCGATGAGCTCGTCCACGTCCGCGAAGCGCTCCATGCCGCGCAGCCGGCTCGCGAACTCGACCGTGACGTGCTCGTCGTAGAGATCCAGCTCATGACCGACGTCGATCGCGTAGGCCTCGACGCGACGCTCGACGCCGTCGAAGGTCGGGTTGGTCCCCACGCTGATCGCCGCCTTCACCCGGGTGCCGTCGGCGCGGGTCAGCCACCCGGCGTAGACCCCGTCCTGGGGTACGGCGATGCTCTCGTCGACGCCTACGTTGGCCGTCGGGAACCCGAGCGCGCGGCCGCGCGCGTCGCCGCGCACCACCGGACCCTCGACCAGGTGCAGCCGGCCGAGCGCCGCCGCGGCGGCCTCGACGTCACCGTGGACGACCAGGTCACGAACCATGGTCGAGGAGACCGTGCCGCCGGCCGTGAGAAGCGGGACGTCGTCGACGGCCAGCGCATGCTTGCGGAGCAGCTCGACGTCGCCGGACGCGCGATGGCCGAACCGAAAGTTACGACCGACCACGATCTGAACGGCCGAGAGCCGGTCGATGAGCACCTGCTCGACGAACTCGTCCGCGGTCTGGCGTGACAGCTCACGGGTGAACTCGAGCACCAGTACGTCGTCGGCGCCGTGCGCCTTCAGCAGCGAGAGCCGCCGGTCGAGGGTGGTCAGCATCGGCGGGACGTGGCGCGGCGAGAGGATCGCGGTCGGGTGCGGATCGAAGGTGACGACCACCACTTTCGCCTCGCGCCGTCGGGCGGCGTCGACCGCGTGCTGCAACACCAGCTGATGGCCGCGATGGACGCCGTCGAACACCCCGATCGGGACGACGCTGCTCACCACACCACCAGTATCCCGGGTCAGCCGAACACGCAGACCGGCTGCGCCACGCCGTCACGATCCGTGACAAGAGCGACCAGCCTCCCGTCAGGGGCGAACACCGCCGAGGTCGGCGGCGTCACGTCGAGGGCGAGCCGCTGACCGTTGGCGATCCGCGCCGCCTGCTGCGCGTCGACCTGGATGGAGGGGAACGCTCGCGCCGCGGCCTCGGCCAACGGGGTCAGTGCGAAGCTCGCCTCCAGCGCCTCGACGGTGCGCGCCTCAGTGACGGCGTAAGGACCGCTCCTGGTCCGTCGCAACGCGGTCAGATGGCCGCCGACGCCGAGCGCGGCGCCGAGGTCGCGGGCGAGGGCGCGGACGTAGGTGCCGGTCGAGCACGTCACGTGCACGTCGAGCTCGGCCCCGCGCCGCGCGGTGAGGGAGAACTCCGAGACGGTGACCGGCCGCGGCTCGAGCACCACGGCGTGCCCGGCCCGCGCCTTCGCGTAGGCCCGTACGCCGTCGACCTTGATCGCCGAGACGCTCGCCGGGACCTGCCCGATCTCCCCGGTGAGCCTCGACATCGCGTCTGCGATCTGCTGGTCGGTGAGCGACGCTGCCGCCTCGGAAGCGTCCCCGCCGACGAGCTCGCCTTCGGCGTCATCGGTGGTGGTCGCGCTGCCGAGCCGAATCGTCGCGTCGTAGGCCTTGTCGTGCAGTGCGAGGTGACCGAGCAGCCGAGTCGCCCGGTTGACCCCGATGACGAGGACGCCGGTCGCCATCGGGTCGAGCGTGCCGGCGTGTCCGACCCGCCGCGTCCCTGCCAACCGCCGGACCTTGCCGACGACGTCGTGCGACGTCCACCCTGCCGGCTTGTCGACGACGAGCAGCCCGTCGGTCATTCCTCGGCGTCGGCGGGTTCGCGATAGGGGTTCGCCTCGCCGGCCGGCTCGGCGTGCTCGGCGAGGCTGTGCACCCGCTCGTCCTCCTCGCGGGCACGCGCCAGGACCGCTTCGATGTGCTGGGCGTTCTCCGGGATCGCGTCGAGCACGAACGCCACCGAGGGCGTGTGCTTGAGCCCGGTCGCCCGACCGATCGCGGTGCGGATCATGCCCTTGGACGCCTCCAGCGCCGCGGCGCTGTCCGCGCGTACCGTCTCGTCCC
Proteins encoded in this region:
- a CDS encoding bifunctional riboflavin kinase/FAD synthetase, translating into MSSVVPIGVFDGVHRGHQLVLQHAVDAARRREAKVVVVTFDPHPTAILSPRHVPPMLTTLDRRLSLLKAHGADDVLVLEFTRELSRQTADEFVEQVLIDRLSAVQIVVGRNFRFGHRASGDVELLRKHALAVDDVPLLTAGGTVSSTMVRDLVVHGDVEAAAAALGRLHLVEGPVVRGDARGRALGFPTANVGVDESIAVPQDGVYAGWLTRADGTRVKAAISVGTNPTFDGVERRVEAYAIDVGHELDLYDEHVTVEFASRLRGMERFADVDELIAQMHRDVAVARDSLS
- the truB gene encoding tRNA pseudouridine(55) synthase TruB, whose product is MTDGLLVVDKPAGWTSHDVVGKVRRLAGTRRVGHAGTLDPMATGVLVIGVNRATRLLGHLALHDKAYDATIRLGSATTTDDAEGELVGGDASEAAASLTDQQIADAMSRLTGEIGQVPASVSAIKVDGVRAYAKARAGHAVVLEPRPVTVSEFSLTARRGAELDVHVTCSTGTYVRALARDLGAALGVGGHLTALRRTRSGPYAVTEARTVEALEASFALTPLAEAAARAFPSIQVDAQQAARIANGQRLALDVTPPTSAVFAPDGRLVALVTDRDGVAQPVCVFG
- the rbfA gene encoding 30S ribosome-binding factor RbfA, whose product is MADDARVRRMSVRIREIVAQSVEHNVKDARLGMVTITDARLTPDLREATVFWTVWGDETVRADSAAALEASKGMIRTAIGRATGLKHTPSVAFVLDAIPENAQHIEAVLARAREEDERVHSLAEHAEPAGEANPYREPADAEE